In the genome of Ictalurus furcatus strain D&B chromosome 13, Billie_1.0, whole genome shotgun sequence, one region contains:
- the hcar1-4 gene encoding hydroxycarboxylic acid receptor 3, whose amino-acid sequence MLYNMTNNSTCVEAQSLVASALTPMLILDLILGVPGNILALWLLGFKAPWNSSNICLLNLAFADVLLLVALPFRIDSVLRGGWIFGDPFCRINFFMLSVNQSASIAFMTVLVVDRFYKIVHPHHPVCHMKIQSTVMVACGIWVIVVTLRLPLLLTRLLRSSGNSSMLLCQNIDIWTDTGAGMRVHNSLHMIEFAIAFLLVAISSVRICYHIHGNKRLREHRRVKRTIYVLLTVVIMFSFCFLPNYITGFVAFFLTDVSSCSSYIVVSQVFSVSLCLVFSNSALDPILYTLSNAFYRDILKGASNSTGLTKHRLSVKETRTPRRF is encoded by the coding sequence ATGCTGTACAACATGACCAACAACAGCACTTGCGTGGAAGCTCAGAGCCTTGTTGCTTCTGCATTAACTCCCATGTTGATCTTGGACTTAATTTTGGGCGTGCCAGGAAACATCCTAGCATTATGGCTCCTTGGCTTTAAAGCTCCCTGGAATTCGTCCAATATTTGCCTCCTCAACTTGGCGTTTGCTGATGTCCTGCTGCTTGTTGCCCTTCCCTTTCGCATTGACAGTGTGCTCCGTGGGGGCTGGATTTTTGGGGATCCCTTTTGCCGCATCAACTTCTTCATGCTGTCAGTCAACCAGTCAGCAAGCATTGCTTTCATGACTGTTTTAGTAGTGGATCGCTTCTACAAGATAGTTCACCCGCACCATCCTGTCTGCCACATGAAAATTCAGAGTACAGTAATGGTGGCCTGTGGAATCTGGGTAATTGTGGTGACTCTTCGCCTTCCTCTGCTCTTGACCCGACTACTGAGATCATCTGGAAACTCATCTATGTTACTTTGCCAAAATATTGACATATGGACAGACACTGGAGCAGGCATGAGGGTTCATAATTCACTTCATATGATTGAGTTTGCTATAGCTTTCCTGTTAGTGGCCATTTCTTCTGTGCGCATCTGTTACCACATACATGGTAACAAGAGGCTCAGAGAGCATCGAAGAGTGAAAAGGACCATTTACGTACTTTTGACTGTTGTGATCATGTTCAGCTTTTGCTTCCTACCCAATTACATCACAGGCTTTGTGGCTTTCTTCCTCACAGATGTCTCGTCTTGCTCCTCATACATAGTTGTGAGTCAGGTGTTTAGTGTTTCTTTGTGCCTTGTGTTTTCAAACAGTGCCCTGGACCCGATTCTGTACACTTTATCAAACGCATTCTACCGAGACATTCTAAAAGGAGCATCTAACTCCACAGGGCTCACCAAGCATCGACTAAGTGTTAAGGAAACCAGAACTCCTCGACGATTTTGA